One stretch of Miscanthus floridulus cultivar M001 chromosome 18, ASM1932011v1, whole genome shotgun sequence DNA includes these proteins:
- the LOC136520451 gene encoding RING-H2 finger protein ATL46-like: MAEAAASSSSSVSFAPRRLHGASVVRDAALPYSGLAAAAPPPPLPLVQVQVAASGGGGGGGGGGGGKISPAVLFIIVILAVVFFISGLLHLLVRVLVKKQHRRGGRGGTASASASASSSAAAWGAGGEAGGADVALQRQLQQLFHLHDSGLDQAFIDALPVFAYREIVVGGGGDGDKEPFDCAVCLCEFDAEDRLRLLPLCGHAFHLNCIDTWLLSNSTCPLCRGVLFVPGLMGEDSPMFDFEERLEEGRLSEDCDDGFGLPGLKASGLAQTPVAEKKVFPVRLGKFKNVGTQGAVEGGNANANARVLSRDQGESSSSSLDGRRCFSMGTYQYVLGTSELRVALQPGRIRNGAGGAMRARPPGLSSINADIMEGKKICARNKGESFSVSKIWQWSNLKGKLPAGSDECSDAGSLPWMKRGGISFLKIMEKVRMS, encoded by the exons ATGGCTGAAGCGGCCGCTTCTTCGTCTTCGTCCGTATCCTTCGCCCCGCGCCGCCTCCATGGCGCCAGCGTCGTCAGGGACGCGGCGCTCCCGTACAGTGGCCTCGCCGCAGCCGCACCCCCGCCGCCTCTGCCGCTGGTGCAGGTGCAGGTTGCGgcttccggcggcggcggcggcggcggaggtggaggaggagggaagATTAGCCCCGCGGTGCTCTTCATCATCGTGATTCTCGCGGTGGTGTTCTTCATCTCCGGCCTGCTCCACCTCCTGGTGCGTGTCCTCGTGAAGAAGCAGCACCGCCGCGGCGGCCGAGGGGgcacggcgtcggcgtcggcgtcggcgtcgtcgtcggcggcggcgtggggagCTGGAGGGGAGGCCGGCGGGGCGGACGTGGCGCTGCAGCGGCAGCTGCAGCAGCTGTTCCATCTCCACGACTCCGGGCTGGACCAGGCCTTCATCGACGCGCTGCCGGTCTTCGCCTACCGTGAGATCgtcgtgggcggcggcggcgacggggacAAGGAGCCGTTCGACTGCGCGGTGTGCCTGTGCGAGTTCGACGCCGAGGACCGCCTCCGGCTGCTGCCGCTGTGCGGGCACGCCTTCCACCTCAACTGCATCGACACGTGGCTGCTCTCCAACTCCACCTGCCCGCTCTGCCGCGGGGTGCTCTTCGTCCCGGGGCTCATGGGCGAGGACAGCCCGATGTTCGATTTCGAGGAGAGGCTGGAGGAAGGGCGGTTGTCCGAGGACTGCGACGACGGATTTGGATTGCCTGGGCTCAAGGCTTCAGGGTTGGCACAGACACCGGTGGCTGAGAAGAAGGTATTCCCCGTGAGGTTGGGGAAGTTCAAGAATGTTGGAACCCAGGGTGCGGTGGAAGGTGGTAATGCCAATGCCAATGCCCGTGTGTTGAGTAGGGATCAAGGggagagtagcagcagcagcttggATGGAAGGAGATGCTTCTCCATGGGCACCTATCAGTATGTTCTTGGCACTTCCGAGCTCCGGGTAGCTCTCCAGCCTGGCCGGATTAGAAATGGCGCTGGTGGTGCAATGAGGGCAAGACCTCCTGGTTTAAGTTCGATCAATGCTGATATTATGGAGGGGAAGAAGATCTGTGCACGCAACAAAGGGGAGAGTTTCTCCGTGTCGAAAATTTGGCAGTGGTCTAATCTTAAGGGCAAGCTACCTGCTGGTTCGGATGAATGTTCGGATGCCGGGAGCCTTCCATGGATGAAGAGAGGAG GAATCTCTTTTCTCAAAATAATGGAAAAGGTTAGGATGAGCTGA